A stretch of the Uranotaenia lowii strain MFRU-FL chromosome 3, ASM2978415v1, whole genome shotgun sequence genome encodes the following:
- the LOC129757318 gene encoding uncharacterized protein LOC129757318 produces MVGKFILWFAVSYILVAAEDASQPYVPKDDPIKKWCVRNSGSEAGYEKMLKSGSVVEKCIGQVIDKADFEQEPTTENKIKQVKKYCPRSGEWLKCFEHPLDGIALCLGGNDLNQAKHLVDEVVGELAKKLCENDSEYFVELYKPEYAQCLDQLWKMTLECAIEPEYLSLLEMGCPNLEAVRSCFQQRISSCGAPTNVSSIILQTFVRPIFRFNNCTESPDSK; encoded by the exons ATGGTTGGAAAATTCATTTTATGGTTTGCTGTTTCat atatttTGGTTGCTGCCGAGGACGCAAGCCAACCTTATGTACCGAAAGACGATCCCATCAAGAAGTGGTGCGTCAGAAACAGCGGTTCGGAAGCCGGTTatgaaaaaatgctaaaaagtgGGAGCGTTGTGGAAAAATGCATTGGCCAGGTTATAGATAAAGCCGACTTCGAGCAAGAACCTACAAccgaaaacaaaatcaaacaagtcAAAAA ATATTGTCCGAGATCTGGCGAGTGGCTGAAATGCTTCGAACATCCTCTAGACGGAATTGCTTTATGTTTAGGAGGAAACGATCTGAATCAAGCTAAACATTTGGTTGACGAAGTGGTTGGCGAGTTAGCTAAAAAACTTTGCGAAAATGATTCGGAATATTTCGTTG aaCTTTACAAACCCGAATACGCTCAGTGTCTGGATCAGTTGTGGAAAATGACCCTCGAGTGTGCCATCGAGCCGGAATATTTGTCACTGTTGGAAATGGGTTGTCCTAACTTGGAAGCCGTTCGGTCGTGTTTCCAGCAGAGGATTTCCAGCTGTGGTGCTCCGACTAATGTAAGCAGCATTATTTTGCAAACCTTTGTCAGGCCCATATTCCGGTTCAACAACTGCACTGAGTCGCCGGACAGTAAATAG